Below is a genomic region from Paenibacillus rhizovicinus.
CTACGTCAAGGAGGCATCCGGCGAAACCGTGATGGAATTGTTCGTTCCTTCGAGCATCCATTCGCTGGCCGACCGCGACGATACCGTCGAAATTCTCGGCGATTGGACGATCGAGGAGGCCGATGGCTGTTATGTCGCGTCGATTGAAGCGAAGAGCTCGGTGTGGGAGAAGAAGCTGTACCGTTTCCGGTGCGAGCCGCTTCGATTCTCGTACGAAATGGAAGTGTTCGGCGCGGGCAAGCTGGCCGAGGTGAATTATTTCGGCGGTTATTACTCGGGGCATGTGCGCTGGGGTTCGGGCTTCTTCTGCTCCGGCCAGCGTTTCAAGCAAGGCTTCAATCCCGAGCCCAACGGCCAGGAAATCAATTACTTCGCGCCTACCGGCGGCTCGGTGATCGACCTGATGGGCGTGCCGCTGCCGGGCAAAGGCGACTGGTTCTTCACTCCGCCGCCGTTCTGCTTCGCGTTCGAAGCGGGACAAGGCTGGATCGGCGTCGGCGTCGAAGCCAAGCCGGGCCATAACCGTTTTACGGAGTTCACGTATCACGCGCAATTCGGGTTCCACCTGTCCTTGTCCTACGAAGGGCATACGGAGGCCAATGGTCATTACGCCTTGCCTGCGATCGGCTTCGACTTCTCCGATTCCGAGTACGGTGCGCTTGCGGCGCATGTCCGCTCGCTGCGCGAACGAGGCTTGGTCAGCAGCAAGCCTGCTGCCGGCAAGCCGGATTGGTGGAAGAGCCCGATCTTCTGCGGCTGGGGTTCGCAATGCTATGTCGCGGCGGTTGCCGGGGAACGCGCGCCGAACTTTGCGCGCCAGGAGCTGTACGAGCAATTCATGGCGGAGCTGGACCGGAACGGCATTACGCCGGGCATCGTGGTGCTGGACGATAAGTGGCAGGCGCAGTACGGCGAGAATCTCGTCG
It encodes:
- a CDS encoding alpha-amylase family protein, which translates into the protein MEFSRDNGLPSIKAERYELTFPKDRPYVYVKEASGETVMELFVPSSIHSLADRDDTVEILGDWTIEEADGCYVASIEAKSSVWEKKLYRFRCEPLRFSYEMEVFGAGKLAEVNYFGGYYSGHVRWGSGFFCSGQRFKQGFNPEPNGQEINYFAPTGGSVIDLMGVPLPGKGDWFFTPPPFCFAFEAGQGWIGVGVEAKPGHNRFTEFTYHAQFGFHLSLSYEGHTEANGHYALPAIGFDFSDSEYGALAAHVRSLRERGLVSSKPAAGKPDWWKSPIFCGWGSQCYVAAVAGERAPNFARQELYEQFMAELDRNGITPGIVVLDDKWQAQYGENLVDEEKWPDVKGFIRSQHESGKKVLLWLKAWDPEGLPAEECIRNAAGLPIAFDPTNPAFEQRMRASIRQMLGADGYDADGFKIDFSARIPSGPGIRAHGDEWGIELMRKYLWILNDEAKKTKADALIMSHTPHPYLADVVDMIRLNDINTGKDVIKAMTLRAKVAAIGCPDAVIDTDNWPITNRSDWREYVKLQPELGVPSLYYVSHIDMTKEPLEEADYQLIRDAWAQSRANGGKGSIAEAARAGALTPGESGNPEAGNAAEKETVNGAWWA